AAGGCAAGATCAAATTCGACAAAGTCAGTTTTAAATACCAGAATTCGGATGAATACACGCTTAAGGACGTCTCACTGCTGGCCAATCCCGGAGAGATCACGGCGGTTTGCGGGGCCAGCGGCGCGGGTAAAAGCACTATTATTGACCTGATCCTGAGATTTATCGAACCGACGGAAGGCGATGTTTTTATCGATTACTACAACCTCAAGCAGGTCTCGCTGATGACCCTGCGCGCCAACATCTCCATCGTTTCCCAGGATGTGATCATCTTTTCCGGCACCGTGCGCGAAAATTTGCAGTACGGCCGGAAGGAAGTCGACGAAGCAAAGATGATCCAGGCCGCCAGGGAGGCGGACATCCATGAATTTATCACGGGCTTGGCCAACGGCTACGACACCCTCATCGGCGAAGGCGGGGTCGGCCTGTCGGGCGGCCAAAGACAGCGCCTTTCCATTGCTCGCGCCCTCTACCGCGACGTTAAAATATTGGTCATGGACGAAGCCACCTCCGCGCTCGACAGCGTCACGGAAGCCAGAATATTTGAGAACCTAAAAGCCGGCACTAAAAAGAGGACCCTGATCCTGATCACTCATCGCCCTTCAACTCTGAAGATCGCCGATAATATTTATGTCGTCTCGGAGAACGTGATCTCCGAATCGGGCAGTTTTGACGAGCTCCTGTCGCTCAAAGGCGAGTTTTATAAATTTTATCAGGCCCAACTCCAAGAAAGCGACCAGGAACTGGCAGAGACCATTGAACTCATTAAATTTAAAAAGAAAATAGCCAAAGAAAAGCAGGGAAAAGAAAAGCTCAAAAAAGCCCTTAAACTATCAGCGCTCGAAAAGAAAGTCCTGCAAATGTATTATGACGAGAATAAAACCTATGATAAAATCAGTAAGGAATTGAGGATGCCGCCCTACGACGTAAGCCTGATCCGCAAATCGGCCCGGGATAAATTGGAGCGGATCAAGGAATTGGAGATCGAGGAATAAAATAATGAGCAGGATCAAAGATCTGTTCGACTCTCTGTTATCGCAGAACATGGGCAAACAGGCCCGCCAGGTTGAATATGTCACCGTGGTCGTCCTGCTGGCCATGCTGCTGACCATCGGCATCTTATGGCAATACAAACTTACGGTCACTGTACGCGGCAATAGAGGAGAACTGGTCCCGGCCAAAATTAACGTTTTTGAGTTGCTGTTAAAGAAATAGAAGGAGCGCGCCTTGACTAAAGAAATAAAAACCCTGGTTATTGACGACGAACTGGCGGTCCTGGAATCATTTAAAATGATCCTGGGGATCAAGAATTATCAGGTCACTACGGCCAGGAACCTGAACGAAGCCGCGGCCGCGGTCTCAAAAGAACATTTTGATATCGCCTTTATCGATCTGCGGTTCGAAGGCAGGGAAATCGGCCTGGATATCTTAAAAAATATCAAAGAGATCGATCCTAAGATCGAAGCCGTGATCGTAACGGCCTACGCGACGGAAACCACTAAAATAGACGCCCTCCAGCTGGGGGCCATGGACTACATCAGCAAGCCCTTCATGATGGAAGTCATCTATGAGCTGGTCGACCGGGCGATCGAGAAGAATAAAGCTAAACGTTAAACCCGCTCTTCTTCTCCTTCTTGATATCTTTGATGCTTTTGACGGCGGTCGCCTTGATCTCCTGAATGTTCTTCACCGCTTCGTCTTTGATCCGCTTGATCCCCCTCAACGCTTCTTTCAAACTGGTCTCCCTGATCTCCTTGATATCGGACATTGTTTCGCCTCCTTTTAAAATGAGACCGCAAACGATGATGACAGGCTGGTCTGTTCCAGGACGGTGCTGTTGCTAGAGAATACCCTGGTCAAGGTCAAATTCCAATAGGCGAGGTCAAAAACCCGCGCGTTATACGTGCCGTTGAGCACGGTCTTCAGGCTGGCCCCGTTCTGTCGGATCCCGGCCACTTCGCCGCCGATATTTTGGCCGGGTGAAATAAAGAACCGGGTTTTGAACAAAACGCTCTCGGTCCCCTGCCCCGCTCCGAGATAAAGGGCTGGACTGGCCAGGCTGGCCAAATAATAATTGTTCCCGATCTTTTGGTAGCCCAGGGAAATTATGTACCCGTTATCATTCGCGAAGTAAGTCAGGGCGTACTGGCTGGCCGTTAGGTCCACTATCCCGGGGCTGACCCCGATCAGAGGAATGACCTCAGGATTGTTCAAGCTCAAATTCGCGTTTTCAGCGGTCAGCTCAAAAAGGCTGAACAGATTTAATTTGACCCCGCCGTAGCTCTGCGTTAATCGGGCCGGCAAAGGCGCCAGGGTCAATGGGTCGGGCAGGTTGGTGATCAGACTGCCGCCCAGCGTGAACTCCAGCCAGCTGAACAGCCCCGGCATTTTGGGGGTAACGCTGATCAAGCCGAAATTAGAATCGCGGCTAAGGTCGCTCGCGTAACCAAGCTTGCCGACCGACGCGTTCAAATTAAAAATATCAGGGTCGAAGTTCGCCAGGACCATGTCCGCTGTCGTGTCGACGAACAGGCTGTTCCCGAACGGAGTGTAACCTTTATAAAAATACGATCGGCCGGCCTGCAGGATATAGGGGGGATTATTGAGCAGGACATAACCGCTGTCAAGATAAGGCGAACTGGCCGCCGCGCCGCTCCCAAAATCATACAATGAGGTCAGCGAGGCGAAAGCGCAGAGATTGTTGCCTAAATTCCGGTCCAGGGAAAGCTTGACGGATTGATGGGCGGAGAGATCATTATAATTCAGGCCCGGCCCTTTGCCGTTGACGATCTGCGTGGCACTCAATTGCGTGTTCAGGTAGGTTTTAAAGCCGTATTCGACCGGCCGGGCGGGCGCGAAATTCTCCAGTTCCTTTAACTTCAAAAAGACCGCCTTGACCAGATTAACCGTGAAAAAAGCCAGTTCATACCGGTCGACGTATTGTTCCCCGTTGAATTTCTTTTCACTCCCTCCCTCCAAAACCCCCAGCCAGATCAATTTTTGGATGGTGCTATAAGCGAAACAATCTTCCGGCACGTCGGCGTAACCGAGCGCCGGATTGGCCGGTTTAAATTTGATCGCCGCGGAGAGCACTTTTTCGATCGCGGGGAGCATAAAGAACGCCAGCTGGTAGCGGCTGATCTTCCGGTCGGCGTATAACAGTTGCGTCCGGTCCCCGGGCGGTATAATGCCCAGCTTGATCAATTTAAGGATGGACCGATAGGCGAAATGGCTGACCGGCACGTCCTTAAAAGCCTGGGCCGGGTTGGCCGTCCCCAGTTCGCCCGTTTCGCCGACCATGATCCTCTCGATGATCTTGCCGGTGAGATCGATCATCAAATATTCATTGATCAACTGGTCTCCGTAGAATTTCTTGTCTTCGCCCGGGATCAGTATCCCTTCTCCCGCCAGCTCGTTGACCGCCGGCCCGGCGTAATTGTCCTCGGGAATGTCCAGGTACGCGCCGGCGTTCGCTTCAATGGACGCTTCATTTTCTTTGGCCTGCGCCTTAGCCCGCTCCGCCGCGTAATGGTCCAGCAGCTTGGCCGTAAAGATCGCCATTTCATATCGCTTGACGATCCGGTCGCCGTTAAAATAACCGATGCCGTCCAGCAGTCCGGCTTCGACCAGCTTTTGCAGAAAGATAAAAGAGGAATGATCGGGCCGGACGTCCGGATAAAACGAGGAGGATGTCGCCGTTAAGGCCTGGCCTGCCAACTTCTCTAAAAACAACGCGTAGTATGAATAGAACGTGTAGCGGTCCAGTAAAGCTTCCCCGTCAAACCGCTGCCGGCCCGCGACCGTGAACACGCCTAATTTCGTGAGGTCCTGGACCGCTTTATAAGCGTAGTGTTTCGCGGGAACATCATTATAAAATTCTTCGAGCGGGCTTGTTTCTATCTCTTTGACTTGGCCCGTGCTCACCAGGACCCTCTCCATGATCACGGCCAGTTGGAACATCGTGACCGGTTCGTTCCCGTCGAATCGCTTATTGGCCGGGGCGGCAATGATCCCAGCGGCCAGAAGTTGCCCTATCGCGGAGGAGGCCGGCTGGGTTGCCGGGACGTCTTTGAAGTCCGCCCGGCCGGGAGAGCAAAAACAAAAAAGCGAGATCAGTAAGATGCCTATCTCTATTTTTACTTTCACGGGCATTAGTATAACATAATGCGCCGTCAGGGATGGCAATAAAAAGATAACTTTGGTATAATTATTAGTTCATGGCAACCACCTACGCGGTCGTTAACCAAAAAGGCGGAGTCGGCAAAACGACCACCACGGTAAACCTGGCGGCTTACCTCGCGACCTTCGGCAAGAAAGTCCTCCTGATCGATATCGACCCGCAGAGCAACGCCAGCGTCGGCCTGGGGGTCGACCGCTCGCAGATCGAACGCTGTCTTTATAACATCCTGATCGAGAACGCCCCCGCCAGTGAAGTGATCATCAAGAGCAGTATCGCCAACCTCGATGTCCTCCCCTCCACCCCGCGCTTGGCCGGCGCTGAAGTTGAGCTGGTGGCGGTAGAGGCGAGAGAACACAAGTTGAAATCCGCCCTCGCCGCGGTCAAAGGGAACTACGACCTGCTGGTCATCGATTGTCCCCCTTCTCTCTCCCTATTAACGGTCAATGCCCTGACCGCGGCCGACGAAGTGATCATCCCGATCCAGTGCGAATATTACGCCCTCGAAGGGATCAGCCAGCTGACCCATTCGCTCGAGCTGGTCCGGGAAAGCCTGAACCCCGCCCTCAAGATCCGCGGCATCGTCCTGACCATGTTCGATCCGCGC
This region of Candidatus Margulisiibacteriota bacterium genomic DNA includes:
- a CDS encoding AAA family ATPase, which produces MATTYAVVNQKGGVGKTTTTVNLAAYLATFGKKVLLIDIDPQSNASVGLGVDRSQIERCLYNILIENAPASEVIIKSSIANLDVLPSTPRLAGAEVELVAVEAREHKLKSALAAVKGNYDLLVIDCPPSLSLLTVNALTAADEVIIPIQCEYYALEGISQLTHSLELVRESLNPALKIRGIVLTMFDPRTLLSSQVAEEARKYFGSKVFKTVIPRNVRLAEAPSFGQPIIFYDPGSKGAEAYENLCREVLDDGRI
- a CDS encoding response regulator translates to MTKEIKTLVIDDELAVLESFKMILGIKNYQVTTARNLNEAAAAVSKEHFDIAFIDLRFEGREIGLDILKNIKEIDPKIEAVIVTAYATETTKIDALQLGAMDYISKPFMMEVIYELVDRAIEKNKAKR
- a CDS encoding S-layer homology domain-containing protein, translating into MKVKIEIGILLISLFCFCSPGRADFKDVPATQPASSAIGQLLAAGIIAAPANKRFDGNEPVTMFQLAVIMERVLVSTGQVKEIETSPLEEFYNDVPAKHYAYKAVQDLTKLGVFTVAGRQRFDGEALLDRYTFYSYYALFLEKLAGQALTATSSSFYPDVRPDHSSFIFLQKLVEAGLLDGIGYFNGDRIVKRYEMAIFTAKLLDHYAAERAKAQAKENEASIEANAGAYLDIPEDNYAGPAVNELAGEGILIPGEDKKFYGDQLINEYLMIDLTGKIIERIMVGETGELGTANPAQAFKDVPVSHFAYRSILKLIKLGIIPPGDRTQLLYADRKISRYQLAFFMLPAIEKVLSAAIKFKPANPALGYADVPEDCFAYSTIQKLIWLGVLEGGSEKKFNGEQYVDRYELAFFTVNLVKAVFLKLKELENFAPARPVEYGFKTYLNTQLSATQIVNGKGPGLNYNDLSAHQSVKLSLDRNLGNNLCAFASLTSLYDFGSGAAASSPYLDSGYVLLNNPPYILQAGRSYFYKGYTPFGNSLFVDTTADMVLANFDPDIFNLNASVGKLGYASDLSRDSNFGLISVTPKMPGLFSWLEFTLGGSLITNLPDPLTLAPLPARLTQSYGGVKLNLFSLFELTAENANLSLNNPEVIPLIGVSPGIVDLTASQYALTYFANDNGYIISLGYQKIGNNYYLASLASPALYLGAGQGTESVLFKTRFFISPGQNIGGEVAGIRQNGASLKTVLNGTYNARVFDLAYWNLTLTRVFSSNSTVLEQTSLSSSFAVSF
- a CDS encoding ATP-binding cassette domain-containing protein; translated protein: GKIKFDKVSFKYQNSDEYTLKDVSLLANPGEITAVCGASGAGKSTIIDLILRFIEPTEGDVFIDYYNLKQVSLMTLRANISIVSQDVIIFSGTVRENLQYGRKEVDEAKMIQAAREADIHEFITGLANGYDTLIGEGGVGLSGGQRQRLSIARALYRDVKILVMDEATSALDSVTEARIFENLKAGTKKRTLILITHRPSTLKIADNIYVVSENVISESGSFDELLSLKGEFYKFYQAQLQESDQELAETIELIKFKKKIAKEKQGKEKLKKALKLSALEKKVLQMYYDENKTYDKISKELRMPPYDVSLIRKSARDKLERIKELEIEE